From Hymenobacter sedentarius, a single genomic window includes:
- the floA gene encoding flotillin-like protein FloA (flotillin-like protein involved in membrane lipid rafts), which translates to MNFPLFPLAVAAVVLLVFLYFFPISLWVTAIFSGVRVSLFQLAFMRVRKVPPSLIVNSLITSTKAGLQLTANDLETHFLAGGNVPSVIKALISADKANIPLSFKQATAIDLAGRNVFEAVTTSVNPKVINTPNVAAVSQDGIQLIVIARVTVRANIAQLVGGAGEETILARVGEGIVTSIGSSKSHKEVLENPDKISKLVLSKGLDAGTAFEILSIDIADVDIGENIGAKLQIDQAAADLRVAEARAEERRAMAVAVEQENRAKTQEAKSRVVEAEAEIPKAIAEAFRSGNLGVMDYYKMRNVQADTEMRDSIANPGGSGSGSIKPGREEGRQS; encoded by the coding sequence ATGAATTTCCCCTTATTTCCATTGGCGGTAGCAGCCGTTGTGCTGCTCGTGTTCCTGTACTTTTTCCCCATCAGCCTGTGGGTCACGGCTATTTTTTCGGGGGTGCGGGTGAGCTTGTTTCAGCTGGCTTTCATGCGGGTTCGGAAGGTGCCGCCTTCGCTCATCGTCAATTCGCTAATTACGTCTACCAAGGCCGGCTTGCAGCTGACCGCCAACGACCTGGAGACGCACTTCCTGGCCGGGGGCAACGTGCCCAGCGTCATCAAGGCCCTGATTTCGGCCGATAAGGCCAATATTCCGCTTTCCTTCAAACAGGCCACCGCCATCGACCTGGCGGGGCGCAACGTGTTTGAGGCCGTGACCACCAGCGTGAACCCGAAGGTGATTAACACGCCCAACGTGGCGGCGGTGTCGCAGGATGGCATTCAGCTCATTGTTATTGCCCGGGTTACGGTGCGCGCCAATATTGCCCAACTGGTGGGCGGTGCCGGCGAAGAAACCATTCTGGCGCGGGTAGGCGAGGGCATTGTGACCAGCATCGGTTCGTCGAAATCGCACAAGGAGGTGCTGGAAAACCCGGACAAGATTTCCAAGCTGGTGCTCTCCAAAGGCCTGGATGCGGGCACGGCGTTCGAAATCCTCTCTATCGACATCGCCGACGTAGACATTGGAGAAAACATCGGGGCCAAACTTCAAATTGACCAGGCAGCAGCCGACCTGCGCGTAGCTGAGGCCCGCGCAGAAGAGCGCCGCGCCATGGCCGTGGCCGTGGAGCAGGAAAACCGCGCCAAAACTCAGGAAGCCAAGTCCCGCGTGGTAGAAGCCGAGGCCGAGATTCCCAAAGCCATTGCCGAGGCTTTCCGCAGCGGAAACCTGGGCGTGATGGACTACTACAAAATGCGCAACGTGCAGGCCGATACCGAAATGCGCGATTCCATTGCGAACCCCGGCGGTAGCGGCAGCGGCAGCATCAAGCCGGGCAGGGAAGAAGGGCGACAGAGCTAA
- a CDS encoding OmpP1/FadL family transporter encodes MKKRIIWLSLALVVGQASHAFAQGATDALRYSRLQFGGPARTLGIGGANVALGADFGNLTSNPAGLGMYQKSEVHFTPGIGVGRSEARIEGNTLGAQSEDKNSLHVASGGLVFTTRRPDSDESTNWRAGSFGIGFTRLADFNTASRYTGQLTDRTVNGRIVSGDNQSYLASLRGLGSQGYFDDLRAQGKSGDYTTEDGLAYGAYLTSIFKTRRPGATGQDSVGSRVRRGPIGQSEFISSKGSMSQFDLGYGASYRDRLYLGIGIGIVTSNFTRVREFTETETDPTTHLANYTLYDQLKTTGSGLNARLGAIYRATDALRVGASIQTPTFMRLSDTYNSSITTTFSAQGTDIVSPSLPAGPIGTTSVEGLYPPYSYTLTTPFRANGGVAYTLSKHGFVTGDVEYVGYGQARLHNDSQDPNGDTRSFSAENSDIQARYKDAVNVRLGAEGRFDVFRVRLGYARYGDPYKSDSKGERAQNFFTGGLGLRQGNFFLDAAAVYTSFNQLYTPYTLGNGLQPVVKVDNNRFTTSLTAGITF; translated from the coding sequence ATGAAAAAACGGATAATTTGGCTTAGCCTGGCCCTCGTAGTCGGGCAGGCCAGCCACGCTTTTGCCCAAGGCGCGACCGATGCGCTGCGCTATTCCCGCCTGCAGTTTGGCGGGCCGGCCCGCACGCTGGGCATCGGCGGGGCCAACGTCGCCCTGGGGGCCGATTTCGGCAACCTCACCAGTAACCCGGCTGGCCTGGGCATGTACCAGAAGTCGGAAGTGCATTTCACCCCGGGCATCGGTGTGGGGCGCAGCGAAGCCCGCATCGAAGGCAACACCCTGGGCGCGCAAAGCGAGGACAAAAACAGCCTGCACGTGGCCAGCGGCGGCCTGGTGTTCACCACCCGGCGCCCCGACAGCGACGAAAGCACCAACTGGCGGGCCGGCTCTTTCGGCATTGGCTTTACCCGGCTGGCCGATTTCAATACGGCTTCCCGCTACACGGGCCAGCTCACCGACCGGACCGTGAATGGCCGCATCGTCTCGGGCGACAACCAGTCGTACCTGGCCTCGCTGCGCGGCCTGGGCAGCCAGGGCTACTTCGACGACCTGCGGGCCCAGGGCAAATCCGGCGACTACACCACGGAAGATGGCCTGGCCTACGGCGCGTACCTGACCAGCATTTTCAAAACCCGCCGGCCCGGCGCCACGGGCCAGGACTCGGTTGGCTCGCGGGTGCGCCGCGGCCCCATTGGGCAGTCAGAATTCATTTCGTCCAAGGGCTCGATGTCGCAGTTTGACCTGGGCTACGGCGCCAGCTACCGCGACCGGCTGTACCTGGGCATCGGCATCGGCATTGTTACTTCCAACTTTACCCGGGTGCGGGAATTCACCGAGACCGAAACCGACCCTACTACCCACCTCGCGAACTACACCCTGTACGACCAGCTGAAGACCACCGGCTCGGGGCTGAATGCGCGCCTCGGGGCCATTTACCGGGCCACTGATGCCCTGCGGGTGGGCGCCTCCATTCAGACGCCCACATTTATGCGGCTTTCCGACACCTACAACTCCAGCATTACCACCACGTTCAGCGCCCAGGGCACCGACATCGTATCGCCCTCTCTGCCGGCCGGGCCCATCGGAACAACTTCAGTCGAAGGGCTATACCCTCCTTATTCCTACACGCTTACCACGCCATTTCGGGCCAATGGTGGGGTGGCCTATACCCTAAGCAAGCACGGCTTCGTGACCGGTGACGTAGAATACGTGGGTTACGGCCAGGCCCGCCTGCACAACGACTCGCAGGACCCCAACGGCGATACCCGGTCGTTTAGCGCCGAAAACAGCGACATCCAGGCCCGCTATAAAGATGCCGTCAACGTGCGCCTGGGAGCCGAGGGCCGCTTCGACGTGTTTCGGGTGCGGCTGGGCTATGCCCGCTACGGCGACCCCTATAAGTCCGATAGCAAAGGCGAGCGCGCCCAGAACTTCTTTACCGGCGGCCTGGGTTTGCGCCAGGGCAACTTCTTCCTCGACGCCGCCGCAGTATACACCTCCTTCAACCAGCTCTACACGCCATACACCTTGGGCAATGGCCTGCAGCCGGTGGTGAAGGTCGACAACAACCGCTTTACCACCAGCCTCACGGCGGGCATCACCTTCTAG
- the proS gene encoding proline--tRNA ligase, translating to MSKKLPTRQEDYSLWYNELVKRAGLAENSAVRGCMVIKPYGYAIWEKMQRQLDDMFKRTGHENAYFPIFIPKSLFEAEEKNAEGFAKECAVVTHYRLQTDPDHPGKLRVDPAAKLEEELVVRPTSEAIIWSTYKNWVQSYRDLPLLINQWANVVRWEMRTRLFLRTAEFLWQEGHTAHATAEEAVAETRQMLDVYAEFAEEHMALPIIKGVKTPNERFAGAEDTYCIEALMQDGKALQAGTSHFLGQNFAKAFDVTYATKEGGLEHVWGTSWGVSTRLMGALVMAHSDDEGLVLPPKLAPIQVVIVPIYKTGELDALLERIRPIQQGLIARGIAVKVDSRDTERPGFKFAEWEMKGVPVRLAIGARDLDNGTVEVARRDTKEKMSLPLADIVASVDQLLNDIQLNIYAKAKKFRETHTTRVDSYDEFKRVLDNEAGFVLAHYDGTSETEERIKDETKATVRCLALNEPDEDGICMVTGKPSTRRAYFARAY from the coding sequence ATGAGCAAAAAGTTGCCCACCCGTCAAGAAGATTATTCGCTTTGGTACAATGAGTTAGTGAAGCGTGCCGGGCTCGCCGAAAACTCGGCCGTGCGGGGCTGCATGGTTATCAAGCCCTACGGCTACGCCATCTGGGAAAAAATGCAGCGCCAGCTCGACGATATGTTCAAGCGCACTGGCCACGAAAATGCCTATTTCCCCATTTTCATCCCAAAAAGCCTGTTCGAGGCCGAGGAGAAAAACGCCGAGGGCTTTGCCAAGGAATGCGCCGTGGTAACGCACTACCGCCTCCAGACCGACCCCGACCACCCCGGCAAGCTGCGCGTGGACCCGGCCGCCAAGCTGGAGGAAGAGCTGGTGGTGCGCCCCACCTCTGAGGCCATCATCTGGAGCACCTACAAAAACTGGGTGCAGAGCTACCGTGACCTGCCGCTGCTCATCAACCAGTGGGCCAACGTGGTGCGCTGGGAAATGCGGACCCGCCTGTTTTTGCGCACCGCCGAATTCCTGTGGCAGGAAGGCCACACGGCCCACGCCACCGCCGAAGAAGCTGTGGCCGAAACCCGCCAGATGCTCGACGTGTACGCCGAGTTTGCCGAGGAGCACATGGCCCTACCCATTATCAAGGGCGTAAAAACCCCCAACGAGCGGTTTGCCGGCGCCGAGGATACCTATTGCATCGAGGCACTGATGCAGGACGGCAAAGCCCTGCAGGCCGGCACCAGCCACTTCCTGGGTCAGAACTTCGCCAAGGCGTTTGACGTGACCTATGCCACCAAAGAAGGCGGCCTGGAGCACGTGTGGGGCACCAGCTGGGGCGTGAGCACCCGCCTAATGGGCGCCCTCGTAATGGCCCACTCCGACGACGAAGGCCTGGTGCTGCCTCCCAAGCTGGCCCCGATTCAGGTGGTCATCGTGCCCATTTACAAGACCGGCGAGCTCGACGCACTGCTTGAGCGCATCCGGCCCATCCAGCAGGGCCTCATCGCGCGCGGCATTGCCGTGAAAGTGGACAGCCGCGACACCGAGCGCCCCGGCTTCAAGTTTGCCGAGTGGGAGATGAAGGGCGTGCCCGTGCGCCTGGCCATTGGCGCCCGCGACCTCGACAATGGCACCGTGGAGGTAGCCCGCCGCGACACCAAGGAGAAAATGAGCCTGCCCCTGGCCGACATCGTGGCCAGCGTCGACCAGCTGCTCAACGACATTCAGCTCAATATTTACGCCAAGGCCAAGAAATTCCGCGAAACCCACACCACCCGCGTGGATAGCTACGACGAGTTTAAGCGCGTGCTCGACAATGAGGCGGGCTTCGTGCTGGCGCACTACGACGGAACTTCCGAAACGGAAGAGCGCATCAAGGACGAAACCAAAGCCACCGTGCGCTGCCTGGCCCTGAACGAGCCCGACGAAGACGGCATTTGCATGGTGACCGGCAAGCCAAGTACGCGCCGCGCCTACTTCGCCCGCGCTTATTAG
- a CDS encoding OmpA family protein, producing MINSFVSRLLALGPVALLLLAAPTAQAQHVLWAARLVAVSSQKSEGKEPFSPAQVLSTPNALPLGQISNDAWIPKKEGPNEFIEVRFARSIAAQQVTVVENFNPGSITKIELVDTKGGHHEVYSNDNPGPLPEPFRTLEVRFPAAEYRTLGVVVRMNTGKVEGVNQIDAIGIADVASTMVKKAFDAPKGPDAVLSTQFDSSLVNLGPNVNTRYVDTHPVISPDGRTLYFARQSHPGNVGGSRDPQDVWYSSLASGKNKTWNQAKNLGSPVNTPDDPNGLASVSANGQSAILINIYNRDGTLDPLGCSLSKRTRMGWTQPIPQDIKDFINNDKEHVDFFLATSGKALLMAVDRPDGKGGQDIFVSFPVPDAPNAWTKPKNLGPNVNTDKSDFAPFLAADEKTLYFASEGRGGYGKSDIFYTKRLDDTWTNWSPPRNLGPVVNSPDFDAYYTISAAGQDAYLVSSRNGIDNSKDIFRISLAPAFQPEVVTLVTGRVLDVNTKKPVRAIIHYENLLTGEEIGVTETDPVDGSYTIVLPSGVQYGMRAEAKGYLAENANLDVTAKDKYSEQKEDLFLVPFNVGQTVKLNNIFFQQSKYYLNTSSYPELARLIRIMKDYPTVEIKISGHTDNQGDPALNLKLSQDRVNEVKKYLSSHGINGGRITTEGYGGTKPIASNDQEETRAKNRRVEFTITKK from the coding sequence ATGATTAATTCCTTTGTGTCGCGCCTATTGGCCCTTGGGCCGGTAGCGCTGTTGCTCCTGGCCGCCCCCACCGCTCAGGCGCAACACGTACTGTGGGCGGCCCGCCTGGTGGCGGTGTCGTCGCAGAAATCGGAAGGCAAGGAGCCCTTCTCGCCGGCTCAGGTACTGAGCACGCCCAATGCCCTGCCACTGGGCCAAATCAGCAACGACGCCTGGATTCCGAAAAAAGAAGGGCCGAATGAGTTCATCGAGGTTCGCTTTGCCCGCTCGATAGCCGCCCAGCAGGTGACGGTGGTTGAGAACTTCAACCCTGGATCCATCACCAAAATTGAGCTGGTTGATACCAAAGGCGGGCACCACGAGGTGTACTCCAACGACAACCCCGGCCCGCTGCCCGAGCCCTTCCGCACCCTGGAAGTGCGCTTCCCCGCGGCCGAATACCGCACGCTGGGCGTGGTGGTGCGCATGAACACCGGCAAGGTGGAAGGCGTGAACCAGATTGACGCCATCGGCATCGCCGACGTGGCCTCCACCATGGTAAAAAAGGCCTTTGATGCGCCCAAAGGCCCCGACGCGGTGCTTTCCACGCAGTTCGACTCGTCGCTGGTGAATCTGGGCCCGAACGTGAACACGCGCTACGTGGACACGCACCCCGTTATCTCGCCCGACGGCCGCACGCTGTACTTCGCCCGCCAGAGCCACCCCGGCAACGTGGGCGGCAGCCGCGACCCGCAAGACGTGTGGTACTCCAGCCTGGCCAGCGGCAAAAACAAAACCTGGAACCAGGCCAAAAACCTGGGCAGCCCCGTGAACACCCCCGACGACCCCAACGGCCTGGCCTCGGTGTCGGCCAATGGCCAGAGCGCCATTCTCATCAACATCTATAACCGCGACGGCACCCTCGACCCCTTGGGCTGCAGCCTCAGCAAGCGCACCCGCATGGGCTGGACGCAGCCCATCCCGCAGGACATCAAAGACTTTATCAACAACGACAAGGAGCACGTCGATTTCTTTCTGGCCACCTCGGGCAAGGCCCTGCTGATGGCCGTGGACCGCCCCGACGGCAAAGGCGGCCAGGACATCTTCGTGAGCTTTCCCGTGCCCGATGCCCCCAATGCCTGGACCAAGCCCAAGAATCTGGGCCCGAACGTGAACACCGACAAGTCGGACTTTGCCCCCTTCCTGGCCGCCGACGAAAAGACCCTGTACTTCGCCAGCGAAGGCAGGGGCGGCTACGGCAAATCGGACATCTTCTACACCAAGCGCCTCGACGATACCTGGACCAACTGGAGCCCGCCCCGCAACCTGGGCCCGGTGGTGAACTCGCCAGACTTCGACGCTTACTACACCATTTCGGCCGCCGGCCAGGATGCCTACCTCGTGTCCTCGCGCAATGGCATCGACAACTCCAAGGACATATTCCGCATTTCGCTGGCGCCCGCCTTCCAGCCCGAAGTGGTGACGCTGGTAACGGGCCGCGTGCTCGACGTGAATACCAAGAAGCCCGTGCGTGCCATCATTCACTACGAAAACCTGCTCACGGGTGAAGAAATCGGGGTCACCGAAACCGACCCCGTCGACGGTTCCTACACCATTGTGCTGCCCAGCGGCGTGCAGTATGGCATGCGCGCCGAAGCCAAAGGCTACCTCGCCGAAAACGCCAACCTCGATGTAACGGCCAAGGACAAATACTCGGAGCAGAAGGAAGACTTGTTCCTTGTGCCCTTCAACGTGGGCCAGACGGTGAAGCTGAACAACATCTTCTTCCAGCAGAGTAAGTACTACCTGAACACCAGCTCCTACCCCGAGCTCGCGCGCCTCATCCGGATTATGAAAGATTACCCCACGGTGGAAATCAAAATCTCGGGCCACACCGACAACCAAGGCGACCCTGCCCTTAACCTGAAATTGAGCCAAGACCGGGTGAACGAGGTGAAGAAATACCTCAGCAGCCACGGCATCAACGGCGGCCGCATCACCACCGAGGGCTACGGCGGCACCAAGCCCATTGCCAGCAACGACCAAGAGGAAACCCGGGCCAAGAACCGCCGCGTAGAGTTTACCATCACGAAGAAGTAA
- a CDS encoding S9 family peptidase: MRFRFFALAALLAANGPALLPGLTSSPIYAQQKLPLTLEDIWAKPTFRSASVPGFNWMNDGRYYSALEGGSLVQHEVTTGKALQTLVAATDLQLPGATKPLEVDGYSFNANEQKILFTTGTEPIYRHSARASYYVFDRGTKKLTPLSAGGKQGYATFSPDGQRVAFTRDNNVFVTDLATMKETAVTTNGVKNNLINGSADWVYEEEFGFAQGFFWSPDSKQIAFYTFDESQVPEYDMQEWGSLYPKEYRFKYPKAGEKNSVVSVSTYDVASARTVKMDVGPEPNQYIPRVMWTTAPNTLSIQRLNRLQNKLEILHANATTGSTRVVLTDTNPAYVEINDDLRYLAGGKQFVFTSEKDGYQHLYLHDMNGKQVRQLTKGPWEISQINGFDPKTGYVYYTSTEGSALQRHLYRINLKGSGKKRISDAGNGTDVVNMSPDTKYFLNIHSSAGVPAVTSLREGSTGKVVKTLEGNAKLRETLSQYDLGKLEFLTFKTSEGVELNAWMIKPSNFDPNKKYPVLMHVYGGPSFGSGSTQTVLDNAGGGTAFTNYLWHQMLAEKGYIVVSVENRGTSGRGSAFRKSTYANLGKLETIDQGEGAKYLATLPYVDKSRIGIWGWSYGGYMTSLAMTKNADLFKMGIAVAPVTNWRYYDTVYTERYLKTPQENPAGYDENSPVQFAQNLKGKFLLVHGTGDDNVHFQNSIAFVDALIKANKDYQTLYYPNRNHGIAGGNTRLHLYRQMTNFVLQNL, from the coding sequence ATGCGTTTTCGTTTTTTTGCGCTGGCCGCCTTGCTGGCCGCCAACGGCCCGGCGTTGCTACCGGGCCTCACTTCCTCCCCGATTTACGCCCAGCAAAAGCTGCCGCTGACCCTGGAAGACATTTGGGCCAAGCCCACGTTTCGCTCGGCCAGTGTGCCGGGCTTCAATTGGATGAACGACGGCCGGTACTACTCGGCGCTGGAAGGCGGCAGCCTCGTGCAGCACGAAGTGACCACCGGCAAGGCCCTGCAAACGCTGGTAGCCGCCACCGACCTGCAACTCCCCGGGGCGACCAAGCCCCTCGAGGTAGATGGCTACTCTTTTAACGCCAACGAGCAGAAGATTCTCTTCACCACCGGCACCGAGCCCATTTACCGCCACAGCGCCCGGGCCAGCTACTACGTGTTTGACCGCGGCACCAAGAAACTGACCCCGCTGAGCGCTGGCGGCAAGCAGGGCTACGCCACGTTCTCGCCCGATGGCCAGCGCGTGGCCTTCACCCGCGACAACAACGTGTTTGTGACGGACCTGGCCACCATGAAGGAAACCGCCGTGACCACCAACGGCGTGAAAAACAACCTCATCAACGGCTCAGCTGATTGGGTGTACGAAGAAGAATTCGGCTTTGCCCAAGGCTTCTTCTGGTCGCCCGACAGCAAGCAAATTGCGTTTTACACCTTCGATGAAAGCCAGGTACCGGAGTACGACATGCAGGAATGGGGCAGCCTCTACCCCAAGGAATACCGCTTCAAATACCCCAAAGCTGGCGAGAAAAACTCGGTGGTGAGTGTATCGACCTACGACGTGGCCAGCGCCCGCACCGTGAAAATGGACGTGGGCCCCGAGCCCAACCAATACATCCCACGTGTGATGTGGACCACGGCGCCCAACACCCTCAGCATCCAGCGCCTGAACCGTCTGCAGAACAAGCTCGAAATCCTGCACGCCAACGCCACCACCGGCTCAACCCGCGTGGTACTGACCGACACCAACCCCGCCTACGTCGAAATCAACGACGATTTGCGCTACCTGGCTGGCGGCAAGCAGTTTGTGTTCACCAGCGAAAAGGACGGCTACCAGCACCTCTACCTGCACGACATGAACGGCAAGCAGGTGCGCCAACTCACCAAGGGCCCCTGGGAAATCAGCCAGATTAACGGCTTCGACCCCAAGACCGGCTACGTGTACTACACCAGCACCGAGGGCTCGGCGCTGCAGCGCCACCTCTACCGCATCAACCTCAAAGGCTCGGGCAAAAAGCGCATCAGCGACGCCGGCAACGGCACCGACGTGGTGAACATGAGCCCCGACACCAAGTACTTCCTCAACATCCACTCGTCGGCCGGCGTGCCGGCCGTGACCAGCCTGCGGGAAGGCAGCACCGGCAAGGTAGTGAAGACGCTGGAAGGCAACGCCAAACTGCGCGAGACGTTGAGCCAGTACGACCTGGGCAAGCTGGAGTTCCTGACATTCAAAACATCGGAAGGCGTGGAGCTAAACGCTTGGATGATTAAGCCCAGCAACTTCGACCCCAACAAGAAATATCCCGTGCTGATGCACGTGTACGGCGGCCCCAGCTTTGGCAGCGGCAGCACCCAAACCGTGCTTGACAATGCAGGCGGCGGCACGGCTTTTACCAACTACCTCTGGCACCAAATGCTGGCCGAAAAAGGCTACATCGTGGTTTCGGTAGAAAACCGCGGCACCTCGGGCCGTGGCTCGGCCTTCCGCAAATCCACCTACGCCAACTTGGGCAAGCTCGAAACCATCGACCAGGGCGAAGGCGCCAAGTACCTGGCCACTCTGCCCTACGTGGATAAGTCGCGCATCGGCATCTGGGGCTGGAGCTACGGCGGCTACATGACCTCGCTGGCCATGACCAAAAACGCTGACCTGTTCAAGATGGGCATCGCCGTGGCGCCCGTCACCAACTGGCGCTACTACGACACGGTGTACACCGAGCGCTACCTCAAAACGCCCCAGGAAAATCCCGCGGGCTACGACGAGAACTCGCCCGTGCAGTTTGCCCAGAACCTGAAAGGCAAGTTCCTGCTCGTGCACGGCACCGGCGACGACAACGTGCACTTCCAGAATTCCATCGCCTTCGTCGACGCCCTCATCAAGGCCAACAAGGACTACCAGACGCTGTATTACCCCAACCGCAACCACGGCATCGCCGGCGGCAACACGCGCCTGCACCTCTACCGCCAGATGACAAATTTCGTGCTGCAGAACCTGTAG
- a CDS encoding NfeD family protein — protein sequence MPWLTIAMLLLFGLLFVAAEVIFIPGTTVVGVVGFVLLVIGVWMGYRDLGTPVGHYALAGVVVLAGLIVYVGLRPKNLARVALTSVNTAAVKDVRWPDVAPGTVGRTLSALRPSGTALFGAERREVVTRGEFVATGSQVRVLGIEHNRIIVAAA from the coding sequence ATGCCTTGGCTCACTATTGCGATGCTGCTGTTGTTCGGCCTGCTGTTTGTGGCGGCTGAGGTCATTTTTATTCCCGGCACTACGGTAGTGGGAGTGGTGGGCTTTGTGCTGCTTGTGATAGGGGTCTGGATGGGGTACCGTGACCTGGGCACGCCCGTTGGCCACTACGCGCTGGCCGGTGTGGTGGTACTGGCCGGGCTGATAGTGTACGTGGGGCTGCGGCCCAAAAACCTCGCGCGTGTGGCCCTCACCAGCGTGAATACCGCGGCGGTGAAGGATGTGCGGTGGCCCGACGTAGCGCCCGGCACGGTGGGCCGTACCCTTTCGGCGCTGCGGCCGTCGGGCACGGCACTGTTTGGGGCCGAGCGGCGCGAAGTGGTGACGCGGGGCGAATTTGTGGCCACCGGCAGCCAGGTGCGCGTGTTGGGAATTGAGCACAACCGCATTATAGTAGCAGCTGCATAG